In Amphiura filiformis chromosome 2, Afil_fr2py, whole genome shotgun sequence, one DNA window encodes the following:
- the LOC140135840 gene encoding neuronal acetylcholine receptor subunit alpha-3-like: protein MRHLLDDYGDQAVRPVNNTSDAINVNARLLISQIIEFDEPLQQLIFHGWLKLVWNDVYLQWEPKQWGNITDVSVFTNKIWKPDITFYENVDEKWESIKDIEASLTSDGTITWFTPTILQVFCKVKVRYFPFDYQRCTITMGSWRHDKSRLDMVALDDDDANQNVYDDNGVWTLHKTEMFTKEENFVCCEHPYTLLIVEITMKRNPGFYIYNIIAPCMLLSIMTVFVFRVPPESGEKISLGMTNVLALVLYQQLIAANMPPLGDDMPVIEVYFLAMIVMGCISVMTTVVILRVYHYPATKPIPTWLYHFIGQRSKRNKGKIQDILTSTKGASLWAVANQPEEEKLSSRNENTRDDNVVGDDQTVAEWRRVAFLLDKLVFVVLSLSLVVVFLYVLVEYLLYLQTLDK, encoded by the exons ATGCGGCATTTGTTAGACGATTACGGTGATCAAGCAGTTCGGCCTGTGAATAATACCTCCGATGCAATCAACGTAAATGCTCGCCTACTGATTTCGCAGattattgagttt gATGAACCTTTACAGCAATTAATCTTTCATGGATGGCTTAAACTG GTGTGGAATGATGTTTACCTCCAATGGGAACCAAAACAATGGGGAAATATAACAGATGTGTCGGTGTTTACCAACAAAATATGGAAGCCAGATATAACATTTTACGAAAA TGTTGATGAGAAATGGGAAAGTATAAAGGATATTGAAGCTAGTCTGACATCGGATGGAACCATCACCTGGTTTACACCCACAATCCTCCAAGTTTTCTGTAAGGTCAAAGTTCGTTACTTTCCTTTTGACTACCAACGGTGCACCATTACCATGGGTTCCTGGCGCCACGATAAATCCCGATTAGACATGGTGgctttagatgatgatgatgctaatcAAAATGTATATGATGATAACGGTGTATGGACTTTGCATAAAACGGAAATGTTTACTAAAGAAGAGAATTTTGTATGCTGTGAACATCCATATACCTTGCTTATCGTGGAAATAACTATGAAGAGAAATCCGGGGTTTTATATTTACAATATAATTGCACCGTGTATGTTGCTATCAATAATGACTGTCTTTGTGTTTAGAGTGCCTCCCGAATCTGGAGAAAAAATATCGTTGGGAATGACAAATGTCTTGGCATTAGTTCTTTATCAGCAGTTGATTGCAGCAAATATGCCGCCACTTGGTGACGATATGCCTGTTATAG AAGTCTACTTCCTCGCAATGATTGTAATGGGTTGTATATCCGTCATGACAACTGTGGTTATACTACGTGTCTATCATTATCCCGCCACAAAACCAATCCCTACTTGGCTTTACCActtcataggtcaaaggtcaaaaaggaaTAAAGGCAAAATACAAGATATTCTTACCTCTACAAAGGGCGCCAGTTTATGGGCTGTTGCCAATCAACCAGAAGAAGAAAAACTTTCTTCGAGAAATGAAAACACTCGAGATGATAACGTGGTGGGTGATGACCAAACGGTTGCAGAGTGGAGACGTGTAGCGTTTTTATTGGACAAATTGGTCTTTGTTGTTTTAAGTTTGTCTCTGGTTGTTGTCTTTCTTTACGTTCTTGTTGAATATTTGTTGTATTTGCAAACGTTGGACAAGTAA
- the LOC140135850 gene encoding neuronal acetylcholine receptor subunit alpha-10-like — protein sequence MHHLLDNYGDRAVRPVNDTSDTINVQARLLISQIILFDEPLQQLIFHGWLKLVWNDVYLQWEPNQWGNITNVSVFTKDIWKPDITFYENVDEKWESIKDIEASVTSDGTVTWFTPTILQVFCKVKVRYFPFDYQRCNITMASWRYDKSRLDIVAFDDDDAKQNVYDDNGVWTLLDTNMSTTDKYYECCDHPYALLIVEITMKRNPGFYIYNIIAPCMLLSIMTVFVFRVPPESGEKISLGMTNVLALTLYQQLIAANMPPLGDEMPVIEVYFLSMIIMGCISVMTTVVILRVYHYPATQAIPTWLQYVICPKSKRNKSKIQDILTASKRVSLWAVAPQPEGEKVSSRKENHRDGHVMSDYQTVSEWRRVAFLLDKLVFVVLSLSLVVVFLYVLVEYLLYLQTLDK from the exons ATGCATCATTTGTTAGATAATTACGGCGATAGAGCAGTGCGACCTGTGAATGATACTTCTGATACAATCAATGTACAGGCTCGCCTACTAATATCGCAAATCATTCTGTTT GATGAACCTTTACAGCAATTAATCTTTCATGGATGGCTGAAACTG GTGTGGAATGATGTTTACCTCCAGTGGGAACCAAACCAATGGGGGAATATAACGAATGTGTCGGTGTTTACGAAAGACATATGGAAACCAGATATAACATTTTACGAAAA TGTTGATGAAAAGTGGGAAAGTATAAAGGACATTGAAGCTAGTGTAACATCGGACGGTACTGTCACCTGGTTTACACCGACAATCCTCCAAGTTTTCTGTAAGGTCAAAGTTCGTTACTTTCCTTTTGACTACCAAAGGTGCAACATTACCATGGCTTCATGGCGGTATGATAAATCGAGATTAGACATAGTGgcttttgatgatgatgatgctaagcAAAACGTGTATGATGACAACGGTGTATGGACTCTGCTCGACACGAATATGTCTACTACAGATAAGTATTATGAATGCTGTGACCATCCATATGCCTTGCTTATCGTGGAAATAACTATGAAGAGAAATCCGGGTTTTTATATTTACAATATAATTGCGCCGTGTATGTTGCTATCAATAATGACTGTGTTTGTGTTCAGAGTGCCACCCGAATCTGGAGAAAAAATATCGTTGGGAATGACAAATGTCTTGGCATTAACTCTTTATCAGCAGTTGATTGCAGCAAATATGCCTCCACTTGGTGACGAGATGCCTGTCATAG AAGTATATTTTCTCTCAATGATTATAATGGGCTGTATCTCCGTGATGACAACTGTGGTTATACTTCGTGTGTACCATTATCCCGCCACACAAGCGATACCTACTTGGCTTCAATACGTCATATGTCCAAAGTCGAAAAGAAATAAAAGCAAAATCCAAGATATTCTTACCGCCTCAAAACGTGTCAGTTTATGGGCTGTTGCCCCTCAACCAGAAGGAGAAAAGGTGTCTTCGAGAAAAGAAAACCATCGAGATGGTCACGTGATGAGTGATTACCAAACGGTTTCAGAATGGAGACGTGTAGCTTTTTTATTGGACAAATTGGTCTTTGTTGTCTTAAGTTTGTCGCTGGTTGTTGTCTTTTTATATGTTCTTGTTGAATATCTGTTGTATCTGCAAACTTTGGACAAGTAA